The DNA region TAAAGAATTAGATGCAACTAGGATCCAACATTTGTAAGGCAAGCTAGATGCTTTTGACTATCCTGAATGGCTTGCTCCCCTTTCACGTCTTCAATCTCTAGCAAAAGAGGTATCCAATGGACCGGTGCCTTTGTACCAACAAAAAACTAACGCTGCGCCGTCTGTCTATTAAATTAAGTTCTCTATGCCGTTTTCCCTTTAAAAAACCAGCACACATGTAATACAAAACGGCACACATGTTTAAACTTTACTATTCTAAAAAAGCACTTTACCATTTCGCTCAAAAAATCTAGGGCTCAAAACTGAAAAGCCAATGGAGAAGccgaagaagaaggagattcGATCAATGAGTGAGTTTCCAGATGAATTGCTGTTGAAGATGCTAAATCTTCTTCCTACTAAAGACGCCGTGGCCACGAGCGTCTTATCAAAACGATGGATATCACTCTGGAAAGAGATGAACGCATTCAGGTACGACGGCGACACAGTAGGCAGAGTGTACTGGGGATTCGCACTGTTCATCACCAAGCTCTTAAACCTAGATAGCTTGGATCTCAAGATCAGCCCCTACTCTACGAACAAATACATCAACTATCTGGTCAACATCGCGGTCGCTCGATCTCTACGAAAGCTCAGAGTCGAAATGGTTTGCGGCTCCTTTGAGTTCCCCAAAAGCTTGTTTATTCACTCGAATCTCGAGACGGTTATACTCGAGAAGGTGACTCTGGAGGATCCTCCGCTCGATGCTCGCTTTGTTTGCCTCAAAAGTCTCCACCTTTTGTCGGTTAGATTCTCGAGCGACGAGTCTGTGGAAACGCTTTTGAGTAGATGTCCTGTTCTTGAAGATTTGGTGGTGAGGAGAAGCTCGTTTACTAATGTGATGGTGTTCACTATTGATGTGCCTACGCTTAGGAGTTTGTGTGTTGATAACTCTGTTGGAGAGTCTCGCCCTGAAGGTGTTCATGGGTTTGTTATTAGAACACCGTTATTGAGATGGTTCAGTATTAAGGATCGGTTTAGTAATTATTTACGGTTTGAAGATATGCCTGAGCTGGTTAAGGCGAGTGTTAGTGTTGTTTGTGAGTCCCAACCTGAACTGTTTCTTGGGTCTCTTGCCTCCACTCAGTATCTTTCTCTGTGTTCTCAGgtatacaagaaaaaaaaattgtctttttaatttttggtaaaatatctAACTCTCTCTTCTCTGTGTTCTGCTTTGATTGCAGACTACGTATCCTCCTGACGGTACTTCCTTCCTCTCTCTTGAACACCTGGAGCTGTGTTCATGCTCTTCAGAGTGGTGGAATCTACTTACCCTTATACTCAATGATGCTCCGAGGCTTCGAGTTCTTAAGCTCAATTTGGTATGtggttttccttttcttttgtattgTGTCTCCACTTTTATTGTATAAAAATCACTAACAGAATGTATGTTATCTCTATCCTATAGTTTCAGGAGCACTGTGTCCAACACGACGGGATGGTTTCATGGAACAAACCAAGTTTTGTTCCTGAATGTTTGTCATCTCATCTTGAGATCTTTGAGTGGAGACAGTACAAGGgcacagagacagagagagaagcGGCAAAGTACATTCTAGCCAATGGGAGTCATCTAAAGAAGGCAGCTTTTTACTCAGAATCGGCAGAGAAGCAGGGGATGTTGAAGGAATTGGAATGTGTGGCCAGAGATTCTTGCACGTTTGTGTTTGAGTAAGCGCTTCAGCTGGTAATAACTTGGAATGATGTGtctaatattaaatttagagAAGAATGATAACAAATGAATGTGGTAAATTAATTACCTTTTGATGCGATGTAATATCTAACCTTCCTTTTTCCTTAGCCTTCCCTGTAAAATAATAACTCGGAATGTTATgtcttatttcttcttcttcttcttcttcttcttctatggTTCTCTAtcttatatatcaacaaaatgaaaaaaattacttaaagaATGATCACATTAATGGTAAAATGTTTTCTGCATGACCTTGATTAAGAGCCTGCGCCAGACTGGTTCAGTCTTGTAGGTGGTTCATCTTCCTTACACGGCAAGGGTGAGGATTTGATCAAGTCCTATTTATTTAGTATCATCATCACACAACAAACACTCTCTGCAGAATTTAGACCTTTCCTTGTTGGTCACAATCATCACACAACCAAAACACTTGTATTTGTCAGCCAGCCACTCATGTACTCCACCTCCagttcttcaaaattatttagtgttgtcttcttcttccttgttcaGGTGCTTCATCAGAGTTTCAACCATTGAACTATACTTCATCACATATCTGTTGATATCAAGACACTTTGGAAGCTCAACAGAAGACTTGTGAAGCACGTCTTTGATATTACCGCACAGAGTTTCAGTTTCTGCGACGCACATGTATGGAGCTTAAAACAGATTGGTGGCGATTGACTCTGCTCTTGAGGTTTGATGTGGTTTCTTGTTCATGGACCAGCATGTCGGTACACACATACGAGAGTAATCGTTTTTATGGTTTTGTGAAACTACTTAGCGAACCGGTGTTGGATTGAGAACCTGGTTTATATTAAgttaaaatagaattaaattaaGAGATAGAACACCAATTCGGACCCAGTATACATGGTAGAGACTCGGCATGAAGAGAGAGTCCCACCAGGGTTCGAGCAAGATATTGGTACAGACCCGAGAGAAGGAAAATAAGTTTCGCTTCTCCCTCTGGCGCGAGTGATTTCGCGGGAGGTTGATTACAGAGGAGAGTTCTGATCAAACTGTTGCCTCTGTTCCCAGATCTTCCCTGAAGTGAATGATCTGTGGTCGGGATTCGCTATCCTAGACAATCATGCTGTCTGAGTTTGGTAGCTG from Raphanus sativus cultivar WK10039 chromosome 8, ASM80110v3, whole genome shotgun sequence includes:
- the LOC108838425 gene encoding putative FBD-associated F-box protein At1g50980 produces the protein MEKPKKKEIRSMSEFPDELLLKMLNLLPTKDAVATSVLSKRWISLWKEMNAFRYDGDTVGRVYWGFALFITKLLNLDSLDLKISPYSTNKYINYLVNIAVARSLRKLRVEMVCGSFEFPKSLFIHSNLETVILEKVTLEDPPLDARFVCLKSLHLLSVRFSSDESVETLLSRCPVLEDLVVRRSSFTNVMVFTIDVPTLRSLCVDNSVGESRPEGVHGFVIRTPLLRWFSIKDRFSNYLRFEDMPELVKASVSVVCESQPELFLGSLASTQYLSLCSQTTYPPDGTSFLSLEHLELCSCSSEWWNLLTLILNDAPRLRVLKLNLFQEHCVQHDGMVSWNKPSFVPECLSSHLEIFEWRQYKGTETEREAAKYILANGSHLKKAAFYSESAEKQGMLKELECVARDSCTFVFE